From Amycolatopsis sp. YIM 10, the proteins below share one genomic window:
- a CDS encoding aerial mycelium formation protein has translation MIEVRPGGRRRIDRVLNPEYVRGLDELTLNTLRERRNEAAQEETDLSYLRRVLHARIDIVRAEQQRRSSGGLSGSVVDQLATILADNALGPAALGRLQQLEPSRAGDYRRQAEALAGDSGLTDVTELTDEKLAGTLADYHRAEESVSARRREVQVVVDAINGEIAGRYAEGLASVDELLASERGKREDAS, from the coding sequence GTGATTGAAGTCCGGCCTGGTGGACGCCGCCGCATCGACCGCGTCCTGAACCCCGAATACGTGCGCGGGCTCGACGAACTCACGCTCAACACCCTGCGCGAGCGCCGCAACGAGGCCGCGCAGGAGGAGACCGATCTGTCCTACCTGCGCCGCGTGCTGCACGCGCGCATCGACATCGTGCGCGCCGAGCAGCAGCGCCGCTCCAGCGGCGGGCTGTCCGGCAGCGTGGTCGACCAGCTGGCCACCATTCTCGCGGACAACGCGCTCGGCCCGGCCGCGCTCGGCAGGCTCCAGCAGCTGGAGCCCTCACGAGCGGGTGACTACCGGCGGCAGGCCGAGGCGCTGGCCGGTGACTCCGGGCTCACCGACGTCACCGAGCTGACCGACGAGAAGCTGGCGGGCACGCTCGCCGACTACCACCGCGCCGAGGAGTCCGTCTCCGCGCGCCGCCGCGAGGTGCAGGTGGTGGTCGACGCCATCAACGGCGAGATCGCCGGCCGCTACGCCGAAGGGCTGGCCTCGGTCGACGAACTGCTCGCCAGTGAACGAGGGAAACGCGAGGACGCTTCTTGA
- a CDS encoding asparaginase — translation MNPTLVEVVRSGFTESFHRGSLLITGPGGEPVLELGETRVPVYPRSSNKPLQALGMLRAGLEVDDEDLAIVCASHNGEPEHVRRVTELLARHGLSEADLQCPADYPLHGPSRIAAIRAGEPDRLAMNCSGKHAGMLVTCVQRGWPIEDYLSPDHKLQRIIGESIEDLIGEEIAHTGVDGCGAPLFAFSLAGLARSFSRLTTSADEAERRIDRCMRANPWLIGGTGREDTVLMLAVDGLLAKGGAEGVHAVALPDGSAITVKIDDGGQRVREAVLVTALRKLGHTPASDAAASVLDGLARGAGWVLGGGREVGEFRVTF, via the coding sequence TTGAACCCCACGCTCGTCGAGGTGGTCCGCTCCGGTTTCACCGAGAGCTTCCACCGCGGGTCGTTGCTGATCACCGGTCCCGGCGGCGAGCCGGTGCTCGAACTGGGCGAAACCCGGGTCCCGGTGTACCCGCGCTCGTCGAACAAGCCGCTGCAGGCGCTCGGCATGCTGCGCGCCGGGCTGGAGGTCGACGACGAGGACCTCGCCATCGTCTGCGCCTCGCACAACGGCGAGCCCGAGCACGTCCGCCGGGTCACCGAGCTGCTGGCGCGCCACGGCCTGAGCGAAGCCGATCTCCAGTGCCCGGCCGACTACCCGCTGCACGGGCCGAGCCGGATCGCCGCGATCCGCGCCGGTGAGCCGGACCGCCTGGCGATGAACTGCTCCGGCAAGCACGCGGGCATGCTGGTCACCTGCGTGCAGCGCGGCTGGCCGATCGAGGACTACCTGTCACCGGACCACAAGCTCCAGCGGATCATCGGCGAGTCCATCGAGGACCTGATCGGCGAGGAGATCGCGCACACCGGGGTCGACGGCTGCGGCGCGCCGCTGTTCGCCTTCTCGCTGGCCGGGCTCGCGCGCTCGTTCTCGCGGCTGACCACCTCGGCCGACGAAGCCGAGCGCCGGATCGACCGCTGCATGCGCGCCAACCCGTGGCTGATCGGCGGCACCGGCCGCGAGGACACCGTGCTGATGCTGGCGGTCGACGGCCTGCTCGCCAAGGGCGGCGCGGAGGGCGTGCACGCGGTGGCCCTGCCGGACGGGTCCGCGATCACCGTGAAGATCGACGACGGCGGTCAGCGCGTTCGCGAGGCGGTGCTGGTGACCGCGTTGCGCAAGCTCGGGCACACCCCGGCGTCCGACGCGGCCGCGTCCGTTTTGGACGGTCTCGCCCGCGGCGCGGGCTGGGTGCTCGGCGGCGGCCGCGAGGTCGGCGAGTTCCGCGTGACGTTCTAG
- a CDS encoding DUF3073 domain-containing protein, with amino-acid sequence MGRGRAKAKQTKVARELKYSSHETDFDALQRELSGRSSDVEPREDDQRYEDPYADEYDEYRR; translated from the coding sequence ATGGGGCGCGGCCGGGCTAAGGCTAAGCAGACGAAGGTGGCGCGGGAGCTCAAGTACTCCTCCCACGAAACGGACTTCGACGCTTTGCAGCGCGAGCTGTCTGGTAGGTCCTCGGACGTGGAACCACGCGAGGACGATCAGCGATACGAAGACCCGTACGCCGACGAGTACGACGAGTATCGCCGCTGA
- a CDS encoding 3-hydroxybutyryl-CoA dehydrogenase, whose product MRVERVGVIGAGLMGSGIAEVHARAGLDVVVSEVSQPALDAGRKRIEKSLERGTRSGKLSTEDAEAALGRLTFSTDLDAFTDRQLVVEAILEQEQAKVEVFSSLDKVVDAEDAIFASNTSSIPIMKLGMATQRPAQVVGIHFFNPVPVLPLVELVPSLLTSEETIKAAEEHATGTLGKTVIRSQDRAGFIVNSLLVPYLLSAIRMIESGFASAEDIDRGMELGTAHPMGPLRLSDLIGLDTIKAIADSMYAEFKEPLYSSPPLLLRMVDAGLLGKKTGRGFYSYG is encoded by the coding sequence GTGCGGGTTGAACGGGTCGGAGTGATCGGTGCGGGCCTGATGGGCTCGGGTATCGCCGAGGTGCACGCGAGGGCAGGCCTCGACGTGGTGGTCAGCGAGGTGTCCCAGCCTGCGCTGGATGCCGGGCGCAAGCGCATCGAGAAGTCTCTCGAGCGCGGGACGCGCAGCGGCAAACTCTCCACAGAGGACGCCGAAGCGGCGCTCGGGCGGCTGACCTTCAGCACCGATCTCGACGCCTTCACCGACCGCCAGCTGGTGGTCGAGGCCATTCTCGAGCAGGAGCAGGCCAAGGTCGAGGTGTTCAGCTCGCTGGACAAGGTGGTCGACGCCGAGGACGCGATCTTCGCCTCCAACACCTCGTCGATCCCGATCATGAAGCTGGGCATGGCCACCCAGCGGCCGGCCCAGGTGGTCGGCATCCACTTCTTCAACCCGGTGCCGGTGCTGCCGCTGGTCGAGCTGGTGCCCTCGCTGCTGACCAGCGAGGAGACCATCAAGGCGGCCGAGGAGCACGCGACCGGCACGCTGGGCAAGACGGTGATCCGGTCGCAGGACCGGGCCGGGTTCATCGTGAACTCGCTGCTGGTGCCGTACCTGCTCTCGGCGATCCGGATGATCGAGTCGGGCTTCGCCTCGGCGGAGGACATCGACCGCGGCATGGAGCTGGGCACCGCCCACCCGATGGGCCCGCTGCGCCTGTCCGACCTGATCGGGCTGGACACCATCAAGGCGATCGCGGACTCGATGTACGCCGAGTTCAAGGAGCCGCTGTACTCCTCGCCGCCGCTGCTGCTGCGCATGGTCGACGCCGGCCTGCTCGGCAAGAAGACCGGCCGGGGCTTCTACTCCTACGGCTGA
- a CDS encoding ECF transporter S component — protein sequence MTGFLERPKVVRITPRSALVLTVAAVLGLSMFFWPLFASPQPTAQAHSADAPFIFMFTLPVLILIVLAEVTGGGIDSKALAMLGVLSAINAGLRPLGAGTGGVELVFFLLILAGRVFGPGFGFVLGSTSLFASALLTAGVGPWLPFQMLSSSLLGLGAGLLPQRVRGKGEIAMLGAYGVVAAYFFGFVMNMWFWPFLAGTSMDPATAGLAFVPGDDVGSNLHRFFVFSLLTSTFGWDTGRAITNLIAIVLVGPAVLATLRRASRRAAFSAPVTFRR from the coding sequence ATGACCGGTTTTCTCGAGCGCCCCAAGGTCGTCCGCATCACGCCGCGCTCGGCGCTGGTGCTGACCGTCGCCGCCGTGCTCGGCCTGTCGATGTTCTTCTGGCCGCTGTTCGCCTCACCGCAGCCGACGGCGCAGGCGCACTCGGCGGACGCGCCGTTCATCTTCATGTTCACCCTGCCGGTGCTGATCCTGATCGTGCTCGCCGAGGTCACCGGCGGCGGCATCGACTCGAAGGCGCTGGCCATGCTGGGTGTGCTGTCGGCGATCAACGCCGGACTGCGGCCGCTCGGCGCGGGCACCGGCGGCGTCGAGCTGGTGTTCTTCCTGCTGATCCTGGCCGGGCGGGTGTTCGGGCCGGGCTTCGGCTTTGTGCTGGGCTCGACCTCGCTGTTCGCGTCGGCCCTGCTCACCGCGGGTGTGGGGCCGTGGCTGCCGTTCCAGATGCTGTCGTCATCGCTGCTGGGGCTGGGCGCGGGCCTGCTGCCGCAGCGGGTCCGTGGCAAGGGCGAAATCGCCATGCTGGGCGCGTACGGCGTGGTCGCGGCCTACTTCTTCGGGTTCGTGATGAACATGTGGTTCTGGCCGTTCCTGGCCGGGACCTCGATGGACCCGGCCACCGCGGGGCTGGCCTTCGTGCCCGGCGACGACGTCGGCTCGAACCTGCACCGGTTCTTCGTCTTCTCGCTGCTGACCTCGACCTTCGGCTGGGACACCGGACGCGCGATCACCAACCTGATCGCCATCGTGCTGGTCGGCCCGGCGGTGCTGGCCACCCTTCGGCGAGCCTCCCGCCGGGCCGCCTTCAGCGCCCCGGTGACCTTCCGAAGGTGA
- a CDS encoding ABC transporter ATP-binding protein has product MIEFSRVSITYAEATTPVLSEVDLLVEEGELCLVAGRTGSGKSTFLGAINGLVPHFTGGHLRGSVRVAGKDTSQHPPREFAELVGVVGQDPLAGFVTDTVEEELAYGMEQLAVPPEVMRKRVEETLDLLGIAELRNRPLRTLSGGQQQRVAIGSVLTAHPKVLVLDEPTSALDPTAAEEVLAAITRLVHDLGTTVVVAEHRMERVAQYADRLLYVPGDGSIRSGTPAEILADADIAPPLVELGRLAGWSPLPLSVRDARRRAGPLRERLIGRTPVVSERSDGPVKLAAEKIVVRYGELVAVREVSLDLRGGQIVALMGRNGSGKSSLLWALQGSGPRSGGKVDVGGQDPKSLKPHRARKLVGLVPQTPGDLLYLDSVDTECAQADLESEAEPGSCRAMLDRLTPGIDGGKHPRDLSEGQRLALVLAIQLTAAPEVMLLDEPTRGLDYHAKRHFSAVLAELAANGAAIVLATHDVEFVATAADRVVVMAEGDVVADGPTADVVVASPAFAPQVAKVLAPAEWLTVDQVAKALA; this is encoded by the coding sequence TTGATCGAGTTCTCGCGGGTGAGCATCACCTACGCCGAAGCCACCACGCCGGTGCTGTCCGAGGTGGACCTCCTGGTCGAAGAAGGTGAGCTGTGCCTGGTCGCCGGGCGGACCGGCTCGGGCAAGTCGACCTTTCTCGGCGCGATCAACGGCCTGGTGCCGCACTTCACCGGCGGGCACCTGCGCGGCAGCGTGCGCGTCGCGGGCAAGGACACCTCGCAGCACCCGCCGCGCGAGTTCGCCGAGCTGGTCGGAGTGGTCGGGCAGGACCCGCTGGCCGGGTTCGTCACCGACACCGTCGAGGAGGAGCTGGCCTACGGCATGGAGCAACTTGCCGTGCCGCCCGAGGTGATGCGCAAACGGGTCGAGGAGACGCTGGACCTGCTGGGCATCGCGGAGCTGCGCAACCGTCCACTTCGGACACTGTCCGGCGGGCAGCAGCAGCGGGTGGCGATCGGCTCGGTGCTCACCGCGCACCCGAAGGTGCTGGTGCTGGACGAGCCGACCTCGGCGCTGGACCCGACCGCGGCCGAAGAGGTGCTGGCCGCGATCACCCGCCTGGTGCACGACCTCGGCACCACCGTGGTGGTCGCCGAGCACCGCATGGAACGCGTCGCGCAGTACGCCGACCGCCTGCTCTACGTGCCCGGTGACGGCTCGATCCGGTCCGGCACCCCGGCCGAGATCCTGGCCGACGCCGACATCGCGCCGCCGCTGGTCGAGCTGGGCAGGCTGGCCGGGTGGTCACCGCTACCGCTGTCGGTGCGGGACGCCCGTCGCCGGGCCGGGCCGCTGCGGGAGCGGCTGATCGGCCGGACGCCGGTGGTGTCCGAACGCTCCGACGGTCCCGTGAAGCTCGCGGCCGAGAAGATCGTGGTGCGCTACGGCGAACTGGTCGCCGTGCGCGAGGTCAGCCTCGACCTGCGCGGCGGGCAGATCGTGGCGCTGATGGGCCGCAACGGTTCCGGCAAGTCGTCCCTGCTGTGGGCGTTGCAGGGCAGCGGTCCGCGCAGCGGCGGCAAGGTGGACGTCGGCGGGCAGGACCCGAAGTCGCTCAAGCCGCACCGCGCCAGGAAGCTGGTCGGCCTGGTCCCGCAGACCCCCGGCGACCTGCTCTACCTCGACTCCGTGGACACCGAGTGCGCGCAGGCCGATCTCGAGTCGGAGGCCGAGCCGGGCAGTTGCCGCGCGATGCTCGACCGGCTCACCCCCGGCATCGACGGCGGCAAGCACCCGCGCGACCTGTCCGAGGGGCAGCGGCTGGCGCTGGTGCTGGCGATCCAGCTGACCGCCGCGCCCGAGGTGATGCTGCTCGACGAGCCCACCCGCGGCCTGGACTACCACGCGAAACGGCACTTCAGCGCGGTGCTGGCGGAGCTGGCCGCGAACGGCGCGGCCATCGTGCTCGCCACGCACGACGTGGAGTTCGTCGCGACCGCGGCCGACCGCGTGGTGGTGATGGCCGAAGGTGACGTGGTCGCCGACGGCCCGACCGCGGACGTGGTGGTCGCCTCGCCCGCCTTCGCGCCGCAGGTGGCGAAGGTGCTGGCACCGGCGGAATGGCTCACCGTGGACCAGGTGGCGAAGGCGCTGGCATGA
- a CDS encoding energy-coupling factor transporter transmembrane component T, translating to MLPRNLHPAAWWLWALGLAVAASRTTNPFLLGLIIAVLGFVVANRRSDAPWALAFRLYAYLGLFIVGMRVLFRILIGGQDGGHVLLDLPEIPLPQLAAGITLLGPASAEELLGGFYDGLRLATMVLCVGAANALANPKRLLKAVPGALYEVGTAVTVALSVAPQLAESVLRVRRARRLRAGRQKGMRALKGIIIPVLEDAMDRSLMLASAMDSRGYGRRGYLPRPVRIVVGACVLAGLTGVCVGVYGVLDGTSTWLGTPLLLGGLVVSVIGFLLGGRRVRRTTYRPDPWRRPETLVAGAGVGAAALLFATARIDAANLYPSLNPLRWPELSPWHAGALLLGVLPAWLAPPPLPTGEGVRA from the coding sequence GTGCTTCCTAGGAACCTCCACCCGGCGGCGTGGTGGCTGTGGGCCCTCGGGCTCGCGGTCGCCGCCAGCCGGACCACCAACCCGTTCCTGCTCGGCCTGATCATCGCCGTGCTCGGGTTCGTGGTGGCGAACCGCCGCAGCGACGCGCCCTGGGCGCTGGCCTTCCGGCTCTACGCCTACCTCGGGTTGTTCATCGTGGGCATGCGGGTGCTGTTCCGGATCCTGATCGGCGGGCAGGACGGCGGGCACGTGCTGCTCGACCTGCCGGAGATCCCGCTGCCGCAGCTCGCCGCCGGGATCACCCTGCTCGGCCCGGCCTCGGCCGAGGAGCTGCTCGGCGGTTTCTACGACGGCCTCCGCCTGGCCACCATGGTGCTCTGCGTCGGCGCGGCGAACGCGCTGGCCAACCCGAAACGCCTGCTCAAGGCGGTTCCGGGAGCGCTGTACGAGGTCGGCACCGCGGTCACCGTGGCGTTGTCGGTGGCGCCGCAACTCGCCGAGAGCGTGCTGCGGGTGCGGCGCGCGCGGCGGCTGCGGGCCGGTCGGCAGAAGGGCATGCGGGCGTTGAAGGGGATCATCATCCCGGTGCTCGAAGACGCGATGGACCGGTCGCTGATGCTGGCGTCCGCGATGGACTCGCGCGGGTACGGCCGCCGCGGTTACCTGCCGCGCCCGGTGCGGATCGTGGTCGGGGCGTGCGTGCTGGCCGGGCTGACCGGGGTCTGCGTCGGTGTCTACGGCGTGCTCGACGGCACGTCCACCTGGCTGGGCACGCCCCTGCTGCTGGGCGGGCTGGTCGTTTCGGTGATCGGCTTCCTGCTCGGCGGCCGCCGCGTCCGGCGCACCACCTACCGGCCCGATCCGTGGCGCCGGCCGGAGACGCTGGTGGCCGGTGCCGGGGTCGGCGCGGCCGCGCTGCTGTTCGCCACCGCGCGGATCGACGCGGCGAACCTGTACCCGTCGCTGAACCCGCTGCGCTGGCCGGAGCTTTCCCCGTGGCACGCTGGGGCGTTGCTGCTGGGCGTGCTGCCTGCCTGGCTGGCGCCGCCACCACTGCCGACCGGGGAGGGGGTCCGGGCTTGA
- a CDS encoding prenyltransferase/squalene oxidase repeat-containing protein yields the protein MRAAVRALAGVAGAGLLVAGIALPAPAVEPNPHATAAVEAAKWLAGELKDNRLPGFAGTDWGLTIDALFALGATGQPQVAGVADAIDAEGADFYTFPIDETKSAWIAGATAKTLAAAVTAGRDPKNFTGRDLRQAVLDLVAKDGDVKGQLRNRNTGNDGTNTFDQSLGVIGLARSGGVPPDVVGFLVEQQCPAGGFRLDRSFASGPVNCVDDKDIDPDSTGMAVQALLEADKNGVPGAKAAADKGAAYLAQIQRADGSFGGSGPTVDSNTNSTGLIGQALAVTGHTAAANRAADWVATHQLTAQNAGKAAGDLGAVAYHKASFDDAVANATGGKIPDMQRDQWRRAGAQALLALAKLPLTHSPSGPGPDPGEPPSETSSSAPPTSSSAPSSSSSRPTSTQPGASSSAPAGAAKSTNTGFSPQKTLAQTGAPVAEVAVGGGALVAFGVGLLLAGRRRNAR from the coding sequence ATGCGCGCCGCCGTTCGTGCGCTCGCCGGGGTCGCTGGTGCGGGACTGCTCGTGGCCGGGATCGCCCTGCCCGCACCAGCCGTCGAACCGAATCCGCACGCCACCGCCGCGGTCGAAGCCGCGAAGTGGCTGGCCGGTGAGCTGAAGGACAACCGGCTGCCCGGGTTCGCCGGTACCGACTGGGGCCTGACCATCGACGCGTTGTTCGCGCTCGGCGCCACCGGGCAGCCGCAGGTGGCGGGCGTGGCCGACGCGATCGACGCCGAGGGCGCGGATTTCTACACCTTCCCGATCGACGAGACCAAGAGCGCCTGGATCGCCGGGGCCACCGCCAAAACGCTGGCCGCGGCGGTGACCGCTGGTCGTGACCCGAAGAACTTCACCGGCCGCGACCTCCGGCAAGCCGTCCTCGACCTGGTGGCGAAGGACGGCGACGTCAAGGGCCAGCTGCGCAACCGGAACACCGGCAACGACGGCACCAACACCTTCGACCAGTCGCTCGGCGTGATCGGCCTGGCCCGCAGCGGCGGCGTGCCGCCGGACGTGGTCGGCTTCCTGGTCGAGCAGCAGTGCCCGGCGGGCGGGTTCCGCCTGGACCGGAGCTTCGCCAGCGGCCCGGTGAACTGCGTCGACGACAAGGACATCGACCCGGACTCCACCGGCATGGCGGTGCAGGCGCTGCTGGAGGCGGACAAGAACGGCGTGCCGGGGGCGAAGGCCGCGGCCGACAAGGGCGCCGCCTACCTCGCGCAGATCCAGCGTGCCGATGGCTCGTTCGGCGGTTCCGGCCCGACCGTCGACTCCAACACCAACTCGACCGGCCTGATCGGGCAGGCGCTGGCCGTCACCGGCCACACCGCCGCCGCGAACCGAGCCGCCGACTGGGTGGCGACCCACCAGCTGACCGCCCAGAACGCCGGGAAAGCCGCCGGCGACCTGGGCGCAGTGGCCTACCACAAGGCGAGCTTCGACGACGCGGTGGCGAACGCGACGGGCGGCAAGATCCCGGACATGCAGCGGGACCAGTGGCGGCGCGCGGGTGCGCAGGCCCTGCTGGCACTGGCGAAACTGCCGCTCACGCATTCGCCGTCCGGACCGGGGCCCGACCCGGGCGAGCCGCCGTCGGAAACTTCGTCGTCCGCTCCGCCCACGTCCAGCTCGGCCCCCAGCTCGTCGTCGAGCCGGCCGACCAGCACCCAGCCGGGCGCCAGTTCGTCCGCGCCGGCAGGGGCGGCCAAGAGCACGAACACCGGCTTTTCCCCGCAGAAGACGCTCGCGCAGACCGGGGCCCCGGTCGCGGAGGTCGCGGTCGGGGGCGGCGCGCTGGTTGCCTTCGGCGTCGGCCTGCTGCTGGCCGGGCGAAGGAGGAACGCGCGATGA
- a CDS encoding flagellar hook-length control protein FliK, whose translation MRRFRSVIAAAALAAALAPVPAASAVEQGKGTPGYCPDATGVTVVVDFHELGGDPIVRCAPGAQASGLSALQNAGFELTGSQRWGMASLCRIEGKPAPEAEACIDTSPLTAYWGYWQAPDGGNWGFAQSGVMDSKPPAGSFEGWSFAKDKSADAAPAPRIPPVRQAGTSGVTPGGVAWTGGEAVAPARDSGFPWGAVLGGAAVLLVGGAAGMVAYRRKRASG comes from the coding sequence ATGCGCCGGTTTCGTTCGGTTATCGCGGCCGCGGCGCTCGCCGCGGCCCTTGCCCCAGTGCCCGCCGCGAGTGCGGTGGAGCAGGGCAAGGGCACGCCGGGGTACTGCCCGGACGCCACCGGGGTCACCGTGGTGGTCGACTTCCACGAACTCGGCGGGGACCCGATCGTCCGCTGCGCGCCCGGTGCGCAGGCCAGCGGCCTGAGCGCACTGCAGAACGCGGGCTTCGAGCTGACCGGCTCGCAGCGCTGGGGAATGGCTTCGCTCTGCCGGATCGAGGGGAAGCCGGCTCCGGAGGCCGAAGCCTGCATCGACACCTCGCCGCTCACCGCGTACTGGGGTTACTGGCAGGCGCCGGACGGCGGGAACTGGGGATTCGCCCAGTCCGGCGTGATGGATTCGAAGCCGCCCGCGGGCAGCTTCGAAGGCTGGTCCTTCGCCAAGGACAAGAGCGCAGACGCCGCTCCGGCGCCGCGGATCCCGCCGGTCCGGCAGGCCGGGACGTCCGGCGTCACGCCGGGCGGGGTCGCGTGGACCGGTGGTGAGGCGGTGGCGCCGGCGCGGGATTCCGGTTTCCCGTGGGGTGCGGTGCTCGGCGGGGCCGCGGTGCTTCTGGTCGGCGGGGCCGCGGGGATGGTGGCTTACCGGCGCAAGCGTGCTTCCGGCTGA